Proteins co-encoded in one Stomoxys calcitrans chromosome 5, idStoCalc2.1, whole genome shotgun sequence genomic window:
- the LOC106088461 gene encoding scavenger receptor class B member 1 — MTANKCFKCKLVLLGVSGVLFLAFFIVSLAIDYQLELSKEHIRFRKGFISQMNWKESPFGSISMYLFNVTNAEEFLNGNDTRMRVQEVGPIVYKMRGQNKILNQTDDMLIYHKTRYKHIEFDPEASCAPDILNQTITLPNLVLLGAAAKLHDWVFLVRHAFNAITINEPLFMNRSVYYFLWDFKVPALNLLSQYVPNIVSNCGLLFNALREKTEIYNVRIGTKNGFDNFFRINQLNGQEYFAEQKSNIGRNKPNETCPINVVNALDNSLFPPYIKKNTNFTIVAIETCRTMEMYYDGIQEHNGYKGYRYVIEDRNTQPSCLDNSRGIKLHKGMWDVSKCVINDAPSVFSAPHFLHTSYNYSEHYEGMSPNVEKHKAHIILEPTTGVPLAERYRFMSSIPMPDMKGYNKNLQKFHNVVVPNFWYEFLLGDLPPLIEIPIKINAQLITIIQPVLTVIFFLIAIVSFLKLYLLVKQQTFLEFYGLLREAFQRKKIGE; from the exons atgactGCCAACAAGTGTTTCAAAT GCAAATTAGTGCTGTTAGGAGTTTCAGGTGTCTTATTTCTGGCCTTTTTCATTGTCTCTCTGGCCATTGACTATCAACTGGAATTATCCAAGGAGCACATACGCTTTCGCAAAGGTTTCATTTCGCAAATGAATTGGAAGGAATCACCTTTCGGCAGTATTAGCATGTATCTGTTCAATGTCACCAATGCCGAGGAATTCCTTAATGGCAATGACACCCGCATGCGTGTCCAGGAGGTGGGACCCATTGTCTACAAAATGCGCGGTCAAAATAAAATTCTCAATCAAACCGATGATATGTTGATATATCACAAGACCCGCTACAAGCATATCGAATTTGATCCTGAGGCTAGTTGCGCGCCCGATATTCTCAATCAGACCATTACATTGCCCAATCTGGTGTTGTTGGGTGCTGCAGCCAAATTACATGATTGGGTGTTCCTGGTGCGCCATGCCTTCAATGCCATCACCATTAATGAGCCATTGTTCATGAACCGCAGTGTCTATTACTTTTTGTGGGATTTCAAGGTGCCAGCGTTGAATTTATTATCACAgtatgtgccaaatattgtgTCCAATTGTGGATTGTTGTTCAAT GCCCTGCGTGAAAAAACCGAAATCTACAATGTTCGCATTGGCACCAAAAATGGTTTTGATAATTTCTTCCGCATCAATCAGCTTAACGGCCAGGAATATTTCGCTGAACAAAAATCCAACATTGGACGCAATAAACCAAATGAAACTTGTCCCATTAATGTGGTCAATGCCTTGGACAATTCCCTATTCCCACCCTACATAAAGAAGAATACGAACTTCACCATTGTGGCTATTGAAACTTGTCGTACCATGGAAATGTACTATGATGGCATACAGGAGCATAATGGATATAAGGGCTATCGTTATGTCATCGAGGATCGCAATACTCAACCCTCGTGCTTGGACAATTCAAGGGGCATCAAGTTGCACAAGGGAATGTGGGATGTCTCCAAGTGTGTGATAA ATGATGCTCCCTCTGTTTTTTCGGCGCCACACTTTCTTCATACATCCTACAATTACTCAGAACATTATGAAGGCATGTCACCCAATGTAGAAAAACACAAGGCCCACATTATATTGGAGCCCACGACAGGAGTGCCTCTTGCAGAGCGTTATCGTTTCATGTCCAGCATACCCATGCCCGATATGAAGGgctacaacaaaaatctacagaAATTCCATAATGTGGTGGTACCCAATTTCTGGTATGAGTTT CTTTTGGGTGATTTGCCCCCACTCATTGAAATTCCCATAAAGATCAATGCCCAGCTGATAACCATAATTCAGCCCGTACTCACAGTGATATTTTTCCTAATAGCCATAGTTAGTTTCCTTAAGTTGTATTTATTGGTTAAGCAACAGACCTTCTTAGAGTTCTATGGCCTTCTGAGGGAGGCGTTTCAAAGGAAAAAGATTGGCGAGTAG